The following are encoded together in the Salvia hispanica cultivar TCC Black 2014 chromosome 6, UniMelb_Shisp_WGS_1.0, whole genome shotgun sequence genome:
- the LOC125195994 gene encoding protein transport protein Sec61 subunit alpha-like, giving the protein MGGGFRVLHLVKPFLSFLPEVQTADRKIPFREKVIYTVISLFIFLVCSQLPLYGIHSTTGGDPFYWMRAILASSRGTVMELGITPIVTSGLVMQLLAGSKIIEVDNNVREDRALLNGAQKLLGILIAVGEAVAYVLSGMYGSVGQLGVGNAILIILQLCFAGIIVICLDELLQKGYGLGSGISLFIATNICESIIWKAFSPTTINSGRGAEFEGAVIALFHLLITRTDKVRALREAFYRQNLPNVTNLLATVLIFLIVIYFQGFRVVLPVRSKNARGQQGSYPIKLFYTSNMPIILQSALVSNLYFISQLLYKKYGGNFLVNLLGTWKDSGYTGQSIPVGGLAYYVTAPSSLADVAANPFHALFYIVFMLSACALFSKTWIEVSGSSARDVAKQLKEQQMVMPGHRDSNLQKELNRYIPTAAAFGGMCIGALTVLADFMGAIGSGTGILLAVTIIYQYFETFEKEKASELGFFGF; this is encoded by the exons ATGGGAGGAGGATTTAGGGTGTTGCATCTTGTGAAGCCGTTCCTTTCGTTTCTGCCCGAAGTTCAGACCGCGGACAGGAAGATTCCGTTTAGAGAGAAAGTTATATACACTGTGATTTCGCTTTTCATATTCTTGGTCTGCAGCCAGCTTCCTCTGTATGGCATACATTCAACTACTGGAGGTGATCCTTTTTACTGGATGCGTGCTATTCTCGCATCGAGCCGTGGAACTGTCATGGAGTTGGGTATCACACCCATTGTCACATCTGGACTGGTGATGCAGCTCCTGGCTGGGTCGAAAATCATTGAAGTTGACAACAATGTCCGCGAAGACCGGGCGCTATT GAATGGTGCTCAGAAGCTTCTTGGTATCTTGATTGCTGTTGGCGAGGCTGTTGCTTATGTTCTCTCGGGAATGTATGGAAGTGTTGGCCAGCTTGGAGTGGGGAATGCTATTCTGATTATTCTGCAACTGTGCTTTGCTGGTATTATTGTGATTTGCTTGGATGAGCTGCTTCAAAAGGGTTATGGTCTTGGTTCTGGGATTTCCTTGTTCATTGCTACCAATATCTG TGAAAGTATTATCTGGAAAGCTTTCAGCCCTACAACTATCAACAGTGGCAGAGGTGCTGAGTTTGAAGGGGCTGTCATTGCATTGTTCCATTTGCTTATAACAAGAACAGACAAAGTTCGTGCACTTCGAGAGGCATTTTACAGGCAGAATCTTCCAAATGTGACCAATCTTCTCGCTACCGTTCTGATCTTCCTCATCGTGATATATTTCCAAGGCTTTAGAGTGGTGTTGCCAGTGAGATCTAAAAATGCCCGTGGACAACAAGGCTCTTACCCAATTAAGCTTTTCTATACCTCCAACATGCCCATTATTCTTCAGTCTGCCCTTGTATCCAATCTATACTTCATTTCTCAG TTGCTATACAAGAAATATGGTGGAAATTTCTTGGTCAACTTGTTGGGCACATGGAAGGATTCTGGATATACAGGCCAATCGATTCCAGTTGGCGGCCTTGCTTACTATGTCACTGCTCCATCAAG CTTAGCAGATGTGGCAGCAAATCCTTTCCACGCGCTTTTCTATATTGTATTCATGCTATCTGCGTGTGCCCTGTTCTCAAAGACCTGGATTGAAGTTTCCGGATCCTCTGCCAGAGATGTCGCTAAGCAGCTAAAG GAGCAACAAATGGTTATGCCTGGACACAGGGACTCAAATTTACAGAAGGAACTTAACCGCTATATCCCAACTGCTGCAGCTTTTGGAGGAATGTGCATTGGTGCATTGACTGTGTTGGCAGATTTCATGGGTGCCATCGGTTCAGGAACTGGAATCCTTCTTGCTGTGACGATCATCTATCAATATTTTGAGACCTTTGAGAAGGAGAAAGCAAGTGAGCTTGGTTTCTTTGGCTTTTAA
- the LOC125191996 gene encoding protein GRAVITROPIC IN THE LIGHT 1-like: MEPARPRSRIAKTFSRVISLKSSAKNRSNNPGFCLFLPQEKLRCCESHQFEKEDAEEAMEECKTRAAMEAFVAKLFATISTAKAAYAELQLAQFPYNGDAIQCADQAVVDQLKALSELKYSYIKKQIDSSPPHVTLMLAEIQEQQSLMKTYEITMKKMRAEIESKEARIASLQQSLRESAESNRSLEKKMNASGSFSVLDGVRFSDVSPRDFILVLHCALRSVRGFVKLLIREMESANWDIDAAADAIQHDVVFRNRDHKAFAFESFVCREIFSGFNDAGFAVQGGESSVRGETPRQRRDFFFDQFRVLRSASAINFVKQSPNSFFGKFLKSKYLQLVHPKMEFSFSGNLNQRKMVNSGEFPETEFFKAFAEMGRRIWLLHSLSFSFDRRVSLFQISRNSKFSEVYMESVMDEAFAAADGGVRVAFTVVPGFKVGQTVVQSQVYLFPTDSPAKS, encoded by the coding sequence ATGGAACCAGCACGGCCCCGCAGCAGAATCGCGAAAACGTTTTCAAGAGTAATCAGTCTCAAATCGAGCGCCAAAAACCGCTCCAACAACCCAGGCTTCTGCCTCTTCCTCCCTCAGGAGAAGCTCCGATGCTGCGAGTCGCATCAATTCGAGAAGGAAGACGCAGAGGAAGCCATGGAGGAGTGCAAAACCCGCGCCGCCATGGAAGCCTTCGTCGCGAAGCTCTTCGCCACCATCTCCACCGCCAAGGCCGCCTACGCCGAGCTCCAATTGGCGCAGTTCCCCTACAACGGCGACGCGATCCAGTGCGCCGATCAAGCCGTGGTCGACCAGCTCAAGGCGCTATCAGAGCTCAAGTACAGCTACATCAAAAAGCAGATCGACTCGTCGCCGCCGCACGTGACGCTGATGCTGGCGGAGATCCAGGAGCAGCAGTCGCTGATGAAGACGTACGAGATCACGATGAAGAAAATGAGAGCCGAGATCGAGAGCAAGGAGGCGCGAATCGCGTCGCTGCAGCAGAGCCTCCGAGAATCCGCCGAGAGCAACAGATCGCTcgagaagaagatgaatgcCAGCGGATCCTTCTCCGTTCTCGACGGCGTTCGATTCTCCGACGTCAGTCCTCGCGATTTCATCCTAGTTTTGCACTGCGCGTTGAGATCTGTGCGCGGATTCGTCAAGCTTTTAATTCGCGAAATGGAGTCGGCAAATTGGGACATCGACGCCGCGGCAGATGCGATCCAGCACGACGTCGTTTTTAGAAACAGAGATCATAAAGCGTTCGCGTTTGAATCGTTTGTTTGCAGAGAGATCTTCTCCGGCTTCAACGATGCCGGATTCGCCGTCCAAGGCGGCGAATCCTCCGTTCGCGGAGAGACGCCACGTCAGCGCCGCGATTTCTTCTTCGATCAATTTAGGGTTTTGCGATCGGCGAGCGCGATCAATTTCGTGAAGCAAAGCCCTAATTCGTTTTTCGGAAAATTCCTAAAATCGAAATACCTTCAGCTGGTGCATCCGAAAATGGAATTCTCGTTCTCCGGCAACCTGAACCAGAGGAAAATGGTGAATTCCGGCGAGTTTCCGGAAACGGAATTCTTCAAGGCGTTTGCGGAGATGGGGAGGAGGATTTGGCTGCTGCATAGCTTGTCGTTCTCGTTTGATCGGCGAGTCAGCTTGTTTCAAATCAGTCGGAATTCCAAATTCTCCGAAGTGTACATGGAAAGCGTGATGGATGAGGCTTTCGCCGCCGCAGACGGCGGCGTCAGGGTGGCGTTCACGGTGGTTCCTGGATTTAAGGTCGGGCAGACGGTGGTGCAGAGCCAGGTGTATCTCTTTCCAACAGACTCTCCGGCCAAGAGCTAG